Proteins encoded together in one Planctopirus ephydatiae window:
- a CDS encoding DUF1559 domain-containing protein, with protein MPAQTPRFKAFSARPGFTLIELLVVIAIIAILIALLLPAVQQAREAARRTQCKNNLKQLGLALHNYHSSLNTFPPSMSHGGAASYTGGANWSVLAFLTPYLDQSNVYNAMNVNFPTYDATFNISAPNRVAAGTIVPSFLCPSDRGTAIISNVLGVTTGLGPTNYVACNGTGTVGRDGLTTGGTSTNYPGSPYQTDGVLFANSRTRIGDITDGTSNTICFSESLLGDRTANGTTLRERAFAVATPSYSYSTFNDAGCTSATTWADGTARNPKGYSWIHGEIGAASYNHYYGPNSRNYDCGGNALELGGTAIGWRAARSMHSGGVHTLLADGAVRFASENIDLSVWRFLSTRDGREVTSEF; from the coding sequence ATGCCTGCCCAAACTCCCCGTTTCAAAGCGTTCTCAGCCCGACCGGGATTCACACTGATCGAACTGCTGGTGGTGATTGCCATCATTGCCATTCTGATCGCCTTGCTGTTACCAGCCGTCCAGCAAGCCCGGGAAGCCGCCCGCCGGACACAATGCAAAAACAACCTCAAGCAACTTGGCTTGGCACTACACAACTACCACAGTTCTCTCAACACATTCCCGCCAAGCATGTCTCATGGTGGAGCGGCCAGTTACACGGGTGGCGCCAACTGGAGTGTGCTGGCGTTTCTGACACCTTATCTGGATCAGAGCAATGTCTATAACGCGATGAATGTCAACTTCCCGACCTACGATGCGACGTTCAACATCAGTGCGCCAAATCGAGTGGCTGCGGGAACTATCGTCCCCTCGTTCCTGTGCCCGAGTGATCGTGGAACCGCCATTATCAGCAATGTGCTGGGTGTCACAACCGGTTTGGGCCCGACGAACTATGTGGCCTGTAATGGAACAGGAACAGTTGGGCGCGACGGGCTGACAACTGGCGGTACGAGCACAAACTACCCTGGCTCGCCATATCAAACCGATGGTGTGCTCTTTGCCAATTCGAGAACACGTATTGGCGATATCACCGATGGTACCAGTAATACGATCTGTTTCTCCGAATCGCTCCTGGGTGATCGTACAGCCAATGGCACGACCTTGAGAGAACGTGCTTTTGCCGTCGCGACTCCCTCCTATTCCTACAGCACCTTCAACGATGCGGGTTGCACTTCGGCAACAACCTGGGCCGATGGAACCGCCAGAAACCCCAAGGGCTACAGTTGGATTCACGGTGAAATCGGCGCAGCCTCATACAATCATTACTACGGGCCGAATTCAAGAAACTACGATTGCGGTGGCAATGCCCTCGAGCTTGGTGGCACTGCCATTGGCTGGCGTGCAGCACGCAGCATGCATAGTGGTGGAGTTCACACCCTATTGGCAGATGGCGCTGTTCGTTTCGCCAGCGAGAACATCGACCTCTCTGTATGGCGATTCCTTTCCACGAGAGATGGGCGTGAAGTCACGAGTGAGTTCTAG
- a CDS encoding ArsR/SmtB family transcription factor, which translates to MEEKTDATARPIECAEKLKVLGEPIRFRLIEALQAGSMAVGDLAELLELPLMLVSHHLKVLLEYGFVQRQKEGRFVYYSLGDDVLRMNKLNLGCCELSFPASEDQRPKSGGESL; encoded by the coding sequence ATGGAAGAGAAGACTGACGCAACTGCCCGTCCCATCGAATGTGCCGAAAAACTCAAAGTTCTCGGCGAACCAATCCGGTTTCGCCTGATCGAGGCTTTGCAGGCTGGTTCTATGGCAGTGGGCGATCTGGCGGAATTGCTGGAATTGCCGCTCATGCTCGTTTCTCATCATCTGAAAGTTCTGCTCGAGTATGGATTTGTCCAGAGGCAGAAAGAAGGTCGTTTTGTCTATTACTCTCTCGGAGACGACGTCCTGCGCATGAACAAGCTCAATCTCGGCTGCTGCGAACTCAGCTTTCCTGCTTCAGAAGATCAGCGACCCAAGTCGGGTGGAGAGTCGCTGTGA
- a CDS encoding PA0069 family radical SAM protein encodes MRHGSHLDPPNRFENTHAVPDLEHLEWDEEYLHQREHRPIELIEDSSQTIVSENNSPDIPFRYSVNPYRGCIHGCSYCYARNSHEYLGLNAGLDFETKIVVKRDAPALLKKFLSRRSWQSEPIAFSGVTDCYQPVERELGLTRQCLEVVDEFNQPVTLITKNALVVRDKQLLASLALRNLVHVAISITTLEPQLAREMEPRTSIPAARLRAIELLAKEGIPVRVMVAPMIPGLNDHEMPQIMKSAREAGAQAAGYVLLRLPLTVEPVFLEWLRRTQPLKAEKVESLIRHTRQGGLNNSSWGQRMTGAGPIAEQIKTMFHVFQQKYGFKNFAPLDCSQFSRPAPQSSQLRLFQ; translated from the coding sequence ATGCGGCACGGATCTCACCTCGATCCTCCCAATCGCTTCGAAAATACCCACGCGGTGCCCGACCTGGAGCATCTCGAATGGGACGAAGAATACTTGCATCAACGGGAACATCGCCCGATTGAATTGATTGAAGATTCATCCCAGACCATCGTCTCTGAGAACAATTCCCCAGACATCCCGTTTCGATACAGTGTCAATCCTTATCGCGGGTGTATCCATGGCTGTAGTTATTGTTATGCCCGAAATTCGCATGAGTATCTGGGGTTAAATGCGGGTCTTGATTTTGAAACCAAGATTGTTGTCAAACGAGATGCACCTGCTCTCCTCAAAAAGTTTCTCTCGCGTCGATCGTGGCAGTCAGAACCCATCGCTTTCAGTGGAGTGACCGATTGCTATCAACCCGTCGAACGAGAGTTGGGACTGACTCGCCAATGCCTCGAAGTCGTGGATGAATTCAATCAACCGGTCACGCTGATCACCAAGAATGCACTGGTCGTACGTGACAAGCAGTTATTGGCTTCGCTGGCTTTGCGGAATCTGGTGCATGTGGCCATCTCGATCACTACTCTTGAACCTCAACTGGCTCGAGAGATGGAGCCTCGCACCAGTATTCCCGCAGCTCGATTGCGGGCCATTGAACTTCTGGCGAAAGAGGGGATCCCTGTCAGAGTCATGGTTGCGCCCATGATTCCCGGCCTCAATGATCACGAGATGCCGCAAATCATGAAATCTGCTCGTGAAGCGGGTGCTCAGGCCGCTGGCTATGTCTTGCTCAGATTGCCACTGACTGTTGAACCCGTTTTTCTGGAATGGCTGAGACGGACTCAACCCCTCAAAGCGGAAAAGGTGGAAAGCCTCATCAGACACACACGGCAGGGAGGCCTGAATAACTCCTCCTGGGGCCAGCGGATGACAGGGGCGGGCCCGATTGCTGAACAGATCAAAACGATGTTCCATGTCTTTCAGCAAAAGTATGGCTTCAAAAACTTTGCGCCTCTTGATTGTTCGCAGTTCAGCAGGCCTGCACCTCAAAGTTCGCAATTGAGATTATTCCAGTGA
- a CDS encoding fumarylacetoacetate hydrolase family protein: protein MKLGMIDAEAGLRVVALNPDGQYVDLLALDAQISPTLIGILADPEGLARVASALVTGWSKGPFIDGRLVAPFSRPGKIICIGLNYRDHAKETGAEIPTEPVVFSKFSNTITSPEAPVVLPSVAHQVDFEAELVAVIGKKAKNVSKSKAFEYIAGYTCGNDVSARDWQKGRPGGQWLMGKTPDTFAPIGPWFVTADEIGDPHDLAISLKLNQVIMQQSRTNELIFGIDELVAHLSQLVTLEPGDLIFTGTPSGVGVARKPPVFLKNGDVMEVEIEGIGVLRNPVIADLHNQ from the coding sequence ATGAAACTGGGGATGATCGACGCAGAAGCTGGGCTGCGAGTGGTCGCGCTGAATCCGGATGGTCAATACGTCGACCTGCTGGCTCTGGATGCACAGATTTCTCCAACACTCATCGGCATTCTGGCCGATCCGGAAGGACTGGCTCGTGTCGCCAGTGCTCTGGTAACGGGGTGGAGCAAAGGGCCGTTTATTGACGGCCGACTGGTCGCACCTTTTTCTCGACCAGGTAAGATCATCTGCATTGGACTGAATTACCGCGATCACGCCAAAGAAACTGGTGCGGAGATTCCCACAGAACCTGTGGTGTTCAGTAAATTCTCCAATACGATCACATCTCCCGAAGCCCCGGTCGTCTTGCCCTCAGTCGCCCATCAGGTCGATTTTGAAGCGGAACTTGTGGCGGTGATTGGGAAAAAGGCGAAGAACGTCTCGAAATCCAAAGCCTTCGAGTACATCGCCGGCTACACCTGCGGCAACGATGTCTCTGCCCGCGACTGGCAGAAAGGGAGGCCAGGGGGCCAATGGCTCATGGGAAAGACCCCTGACACTTTTGCACCCATTGGTCCCTGGTTCGTGACTGCAGATGAAATTGGGGATCCTCACGATCTGGCGATCTCCCTCAAGCTCAATCAGGTGATCATGCAGCAATCGAGGACGAATGAGTTGATCTTTGGTATCGACGAATTAGTCGCTCACCTATCTCAACTCGTCACTCTGGAGCCAGGAGACCTGATTTTCACAGGGACACCATCGGGCGTAGGTGTAGCCCGCAAACCTCCAGTCTTCCTAAAGAATGGCGATGTCATGGAAGTCGAGATCGAAGGGATCGGCGTCCTGCGAAATCCGGTGATCGCCGACTTGCACAATCAATAG
- a CDS encoding tetratricopeptide repeat protein has translation MSARLVSQTAFGFTLAILTISHSGCQWVSRQVASQDRRCEQLCKDAEALHEQGDFRHASSLLSEIEKSSPKNASTRDMKARLLWESGRHQAAIAEYRSLADQFAGDPQPVVNLGQCYLELGQIDEAQLATEAALLRDSQSVSARMLLGKIHEKQRDYDAAYEMYRSVSDLWPDDVAAKLAMARVQIERGQADRACPILRELMHHPYATLPQQREAEWQLGLAYASNQRWEDAVQRLEQSIAERELSADDWYHLAEAQFHTGSGEHARISVQKSLAMQPDHRGATTLAQMLSADTGADAIAKGQSNPGNVAQIQPAGFSATR, from the coding sequence GTGTCTGCACGTCTGGTCTCCCAAACCGCATTCGGGTTCACTCTAGCGATTTTGACCATTTCGCATTCCGGTTGCCAATGGGTCAGTCGGCAGGTGGCCAGTCAGGATCGGCGATGTGAACAATTGTGTAAAGATGCCGAGGCTCTCCATGAACAGGGAGATTTCCGGCATGCTTCGTCTCTGCTCAGTGAGATTGAAAAAAGCTCTCCCAAAAACGCCTCAACTCGTGATATGAAAGCCCGGCTGTTGTGGGAAAGTGGTCGCCACCAGGCTGCTATTGCCGAATACCGGAGTCTGGCTGATCAGTTCGCTGGTGATCCTCAACCGGTTGTCAACTTGGGTCAATGTTACCTCGAACTGGGGCAGATCGACGAAGCGCAACTCGCGACCGAGGCGGCACTGCTAAGAGATTCGCAATCAGTCTCTGCAAGAATGCTCTTAGGGAAAATTCATGAAAAGCAGCGAGATTACGATGCCGCCTATGAAATGTATCGGTCTGTCAGTGACCTTTGGCCGGATGACGTAGCGGCTAAGTTGGCGATGGCTCGCGTACAGATCGAGCGTGGTCAGGCTGACCGTGCCTGCCCGATTCTTCGTGAATTGATGCACCATCCCTATGCGACCCTGCCGCAGCAACGCGAGGCCGAGTGGCAATTGGGCCTGGCCTATGCTTCGAATCAGCGATGGGAAGACGCCGTGCAACGTCTCGAGCAATCGATTGCCGAGCGTGAACTATCGGCTGACGACTGGTATCACCTTGCCGAAGCCCAGTTTCACACGGGAAGTGGAGAACACGCCAGGATCAGTGTCCAGAAATCGCTGGCTATGCAGCCAGATCACCGTGGTGCGACGACTTTAGCACAAATGCTCTCTGCCGATACAGGAGCCGATGCGATTGCCAAAGGGCAATCTAACCCTGGCAATGTCGCTCAGATCCAGCCAGCAGGCTTCTCCGCAACTCGATAG
- a CDS encoding sulfate adenylyltransferase: MADLIPPHGGLSEPVNLTVAANDIEAFKAEAAGLTKVPVSAADLSTVYRMADGTLSPLTGPMDSATYHRVLDEAVIENLGKKYAWTIPLAFPVTAELAKTIKAGDKVALTAPDGSAVAIVELTDVYPWPKLKYLQKVYRTDRIDHAGADMVLKGDAEKSHLIGGKLRALPQPKNPAFGKYVLTPVEVRKLLASKGWNAVVGFQTRNPLHRAHEYALVYGLETLIAGGKNAGAVLNPLIGETKGDDVNAEIRMSTYEALIEQRQLGDGDSDESLWKSRNESVPDRVILLGLDIKMFYGGPSEAVMHGIYRQNMGFTHIVIGRKHADVPYANGEAIWGDFDAQEIFSKLGGELLIQPLKVGFAAYYESIGRVDLTERHAGEKPLSISGKDIRSTLQKGEMVDPRIMRPSTSEILAKAMKIA, from the coding sequence ATGGCTGATTTGATTCCTCCCCATGGAGGATTGTCCGAACCGGTCAATCTTACAGTTGCAGCAAACGATATCGAGGCCTTTAAGGCTGAAGCAGCAGGCCTGACAAAGGTTCCTGTTTCCGCGGCAGATCTTTCGACCGTCTACCGCATGGCTGATGGCACACTCTCGCCATTGACCGGGCCGATGGACAGTGCGACTTATCATCGCGTGCTCGATGAAGCTGTTATTGAAAATCTGGGCAAGAAATATGCCTGGACCATTCCTCTCGCTTTCCCAGTGACTGCTGAACTGGCGAAGACCATCAAGGCCGGCGACAAGGTGGCATTGACTGCTCCAGATGGCAGTGCTGTCGCCATTGTTGAGTTGACAGATGTATACCCATGGCCTAAGCTGAAGTATCTGCAGAAGGTCTACCGCACCGACCGTATTGATCACGCTGGTGCGGATATGGTTCTCAAGGGGGATGCTGAAAAATCTCACCTGATTGGCGGCAAACTGCGAGCACTGCCACAACCCAAGAACCCGGCCTTCGGGAAGTATGTGTTGACTCCCGTAGAAGTGCGTAAATTGCTGGCCTCCAAGGGCTGGAATGCAGTTGTCGGCTTCCAGACTCGTAATCCTCTGCACCGTGCTCACGAATACGCTCTGGTTTACGGGTTGGAAACGCTCATTGCTGGCGGCAAGAACGCTGGCGCTGTGCTGAACCCGTTGATTGGTGAAACCAAGGGGGATGATGTGAATGCGGAAATTCGCATGTCCACCTACGAAGCACTCATTGAGCAGCGTCAACTGGGTGATGGTGACAGCGATGAAAGTCTCTGGAAAAGCCGTAACGAATCGGTGCCTGATCGCGTGATTCTACTCGGTTTGGACATCAAGATGTTTTACGGTGGGCCGAGCGAAGCCGTGATGCATGGCATTTACCGCCAGAATATGGGCTTTACGCACATTGTGATTGGCCGTAAGCATGCCGATGTCCCTTACGCCAACGGCGAAGCGATCTGGGGCGATTTTGATGCCCAGGAAATCTTCAGTAAGCTGGGTGGCGAGCTGCTGATCCAGCCACTTAAGGTTGGTTTCGCAGCCTATTACGAATCGATTGGCCGCGTCGATCTGACCGAACGTCACGCGGGCGAGAAGCCACTTTCCATCAGTGGAAAAGACATTCGCTCCACATTGCAAAAGGGCGAAATGGTCGATCCCCGCATTATGCGGCCCAGTACCTCTGAGATTCTGGCTAAGGCGATGAAAATCGCGTAG
- a CDS encoding TCR/Tet family MFS transporter — protein sequence MSSPTFRELPPESLKGGGQKQAGIQFILCTLLLDVLGIGLIIPVLPDLVKMLAGKDNSDASLWYGSLITAYATMQFLFAPLIGALSDRFGRRPVLLTSIAVLTFDFLLTAFAPNLWWLLVARILSGMTAANITAANAYIADISDETTRVRNFGLAGAMFGLGFVLGPLLGGFAGSYSSRLPFLLAALLSAVNFLYGWLVLPESLPANARHWPRRSSFFPGTSLRSLRVEPVVFGLAIAYFCVSFGEMTLRSTWILFTEERFHWDAFQNGLALSMVGLMTAFVQAVLVRRFNNRFGERAALLTGLFISMLAYIGYALATRGEMMFAIIMLSSLGGISGPTAQSIIAKRVDPKTQGQVQGALSSIASLTAILAPSLGTGAFWYFTHAPQKLYFPGIPFVIAAIFAFLALLITAWVTQSISTSHKAIEPSHHT from the coding sequence ATGAGCTCTCCCACATTCAGAGAACTTCCGCCTGAATCGCTTAAAGGCGGAGGCCAAAAACAAGCAGGAATTCAGTTCATCCTCTGCACACTTCTACTGGATGTTTTAGGGATTGGACTGATTATTCCGGTTCTACCGGATCTGGTGAAAATGCTGGCTGGGAAGGACAATTCGGACGCATCCCTGTGGTACGGCTCACTGATTACAGCCTACGCCACCATGCAGTTTCTGTTCGCGCCACTGATCGGTGCGCTTTCAGATCGGTTTGGTCGCCGACCGGTGCTGCTGACAAGTATTGCAGTGCTGACGTTCGATTTTCTGCTGACAGCTTTTGCGCCCAATCTCTGGTGGTTACTTGTGGCTCGCATTCTTTCCGGAATGACTGCCGCCAACATTACAGCAGCCAATGCTTATATTGCTGACATCAGTGACGAAACAACCCGCGTTCGCAATTTTGGTCTTGCGGGCGCAATGTTTGGTCTTGGATTTGTTCTGGGCCCACTCTTAGGAGGGTTCGCCGGCAGCTACAGTTCGAGGTTACCGTTTCTACTGGCAGCACTGTTATCGGCCGTCAACTTTCTTTATGGCTGGTTGGTTTTGCCTGAATCTTTACCCGCCAACGCGCGTCACTGGCCACGCAGATCGTCATTCTTTCCGGGAACATCACTGCGGTCACTGCGCGTCGAGCCTGTGGTTTTTGGACTGGCGATCGCCTATTTCTGTGTCAGTTTTGGAGAAATGACCCTACGTTCAACTTGGATTCTCTTTACTGAAGAACGCTTTCATTGGGATGCCTTTCAGAATGGACTGGCCCTTTCGATGGTGGGCCTGATGACGGCTTTTGTGCAGGCTGTGCTTGTCCGCAGATTCAATAACCGGTTTGGAGAACGGGCAGCTCTGCTCACTGGACTTTTCATTTCGATGCTGGCGTATATCGGCTATGCCTTGGCAACCCGCGGCGAGATGATGTTCGCGATCATCATGCTCAGTTCACTGGGTGGAATATCTGGGCCAACGGCTCAATCGATTATTGCCAAACGCGTTGATCCGAAAACTCAAGGACAAGTGCAAGGGGCGCTCTCGAGCATTGCCAGCCTGACCGCCATTCTGGCACCATCGCTCGGGACAGGAGCCTTCTGGTACTTTACCCACGCTCCGCAGAAGCTCTACTTCCCTGGAATCCCCTTCGTAATCGCTGCGATCTTTGCATTCCTGGCTCTGCTGATTACTGCCTGGGTCACACAGTCAATCTCGACATCTCATAAAGCGATAGAACCGAGCCACCATACGTAA
- the lysA gene encoding diaminopimelate decarboxylase, with product MNPFQYRDGELFCEEIPVSRIARDFGTPCWIYSKAMLLHQLGQIQNAFAAVNPVICFSVKANSNLGILKVMRDAGSSFDVVSGGELYRVRKAGADTAKVVFAGVGKTDAEIQLALENQILMFDVESEPELDAIAAVAEKMGVIAPVALRLNPDIDAKTHAKTTTGKKGNKFGMDIERVFELADKVLKTPRLKLVGIHMHLGSPILTTEPYDLAGQKAIEVTRDLRARGHEIGWVNLGGGFGISYRGSEGLPASEYAKVIVPAVQEMGVQLALEPGRFITGNAGILVSEVVYTKREGGKLFVIQDAAMNDLMRPAMYDAFHKIWPVKAAAEPANYEGEIEGCEACDVVGPVCESGDYFAKGRYLPPVQRGDLISIFSAGAYGTSMSSNYNSRPRAVELLIDKGHVQVVRRRETYDDLIAAEMDVE from the coding sequence ATGAATCCTTTCCAGTACCGTGATGGTGAATTGTTTTGCGAAGAGATCCCTGTTTCTCGAATTGCCCGTGACTTTGGCACCCCCTGCTGGATTTATTCCAAAGCCATGCTGCTGCACCAATTGGGGCAGATTCAAAATGCCTTTGCGGCTGTCAATCCTGTCATCTGCTTCTCAGTCAAGGCGAACTCGAACCTGGGTATTCTTAAGGTGATGCGGGATGCCGGGAGCAGCTTCGACGTGGTTTCTGGTGGCGAACTTTACCGCGTAAGAAAAGCCGGAGCCGATACAGCGAAGGTGGTGTTTGCAGGTGTCGGCAAGACTGATGCCGAGATTCAGTTAGCTCTCGAAAATCAGATTCTGATGTTCGATGTCGAAAGCGAACCAGAACTGGATGCCATCGCTGCAGTGGCTGAAAAAATGGGGGTCATTGCCCCTGTGGCGTTACGTCTGAATCCTGACATCGATGCAAAAACCCACGCGAAAACCACCACGGGCAAAAAGGGCAATAAATTCGGGATGGATATCGAACGGGTTTTCGAACTGGCCGACAAAGTTTTGAAGACTCCCCGGTTGAAACTCGTCGGGATTCACATGCATCTGGGTTCTCCTATTCTGACGACAGAACCCTACGATCTGGCTGGGCAGAAGGCCATTGAAGTGACGCGCGATCTTCGTGCTCGTGGACATGAGATTGGCTGGGTGAATCTGGGTGGCGGGTTTGGCATCAGTTATCGGGGAAGCGAAGGCTTGCCTGCTTCTGAGTATGCCAAAGTGATTGTGCCAGCCGTTCAGGAAATGGGTGTTCAGCTCGCTCTGGAGCCGGGCCGCTTCATCACTGGCAATGCTGGTATTCTCGTCAGCGAAGTGGTCTACACCAAACGTGAAGGTGGCAAACTCTTCGTGATTCAGGATGCGGCTATGAACGATCTCATGCGTCCTGCGATGTACGATGCCTTCCATAAAATCTGGCCAGTGAAGGCTGCAGCCGAACCGGCTAACTATGAAGGCGAAATTGAAGGATGCGAAGCTTGCGACGTCGTTGGCCCGGTGTGTGAATCGGGCGATTACTTCGCCAAGGGACGTTATTTGCCGCCAGTTCAGCGCGGTGATCTGATCAGCATTTTCAGTGCCGGTGCTTATGGGACATCCATGAGCAGTAACTACAACTCCCGCCCTCGTGCGGTCGAATTGCTCATTGATAAAGGTCACGTGCAGGTGGTCCGTCGTCGCGAGACCTACGACGACTTAATTGCCGCCGAGATGGATGTTGAATAA
- a CDS encoding aspartate-semialdehyde dehydrogenase, with amino-acid sequence MFGTLALVGATGAVGRIMVGLLEQRPDLARKYKFLASARSVGTKITFKGVEHTIELLESAAFQGVDLVIASTPDEVAAEFLPAAVAAGCKVIDESGYFRMNPDVALVIPEVNPQAALDAKGIIASPNCSTTQMVVALKPLHDFGKVKRVVVSTYQAVSGAGVQGIDDLIGATRATLEHEKYEQKAFKSPIAFNAIPQIGGFKENGYTSEELKMVYETRKIMGDESILVCPTCVRIPVANCHSETILVETEKHISVEKAKELFSSFPGITVIDTPEHGGYPMPHSCTGSDQVFVGRIRQDLSHPNGLSFWCVSDNLRKGAATNAIQIAELLASRV; translated from the coding sequence GTGTTTGGCACACTCGCATTAGTTGGAGCAACGGGGGCTGTGGGTCGGATCATGGTAGGTCTTCTGGAACAGAGGCCCGATCTGGCACGCAAGTATAAGTTTCTGGCTTCTGCCCGCAGTGTGGGTACCAAAATCACGTTCAAAGGTGTCGAGCATACGATTGAACTTCTTGAATCCGCTGCTTTCCAGGGTGTTGATCTGGTGATTGCCAGCACGCCCGATGAAGTCGCTGCCGAGTTTCTTCCTGCTGCAGTGGCGGCTGGTTGCAAAGTGATCGATGAATCGGGCTACTTCCGGATGAATCCTGACGTGGCACTGGTCATTCCTGAGGTCAATCCCCAGGCAGCACTCGACGCCAAGGGGATCATTGCCAGCCCGAACTGCTCGACTACGCAAATGGTCGTGGCACTCAAGCCGTTGCACGACTTTGGAAAGGTCAAACGCGTTGTCGTCAGCACTTATCAGGCGGTGAGTGGCGCAGGAGTTCAGGGGATCGATGACCTGATTGGTGCCACTCGCGCTACGTTAGAGCACGAAAAGTACGAACAAAAAGCCTTCAAGTCGCCGATTGCCTTTAATGCCATCCCTCAGATTGGCGGTTTCAAGGAGAATGGCTATACGAGCGAAGAGCTCAAAATGGTCTACGAAACTCGTAAAATCATGGGTGATGAATCGATCCTGGTGTGTCCTACCTGTGTGCGTATTCCCGTTGCAAACTGTCACAGTGAGACCATTCTGGTTGAAACCGAGAAGCATATTTCTGTCGAAAAGGCCAAAGAACTCTTCAGCAGCTTTCCAGGGATTACGGTCATCGATACGCCCGAGCATGGTGGATATCCGATGCCGCACTCCTGCACAGGCAGCGATCAGGTCTTTGTGGGGCGAATTCGGCAGGATCTTTCTCACCCCAATGGTCTCTCCTTCTGGTGTGTGAGTGATAACCTGCGAAAAGGTGCCGCGACTAACGCGATCCAGATTGCCGAACTCCTCGCCTCACGAGTCTGA
- the purD gene encoding phosphoribosylamine--glycine ligase has product MRVLVVGQGGREHALVYQLKRSPSVTEVYCAPGNPGTGVDATNVFIQATDTAKLVEFAIKNKIDLTVVGPEIPLVNGLVDEFLKNDLKIFGPTKKAAELEGSKKFAKEIMKKAGVPTADFRVFSNAAEAISYIDERTDERCVVKADGLAAGKGVVVCQSKAEAREVIKKMLVQKQFGTASQQIVVEDCLIGEEASILALVDGSTIVPLESAQDHKAAHDGDTGPNTGGMGAYSPAPIVTSELTDIVVEKVLVPIVHEMKREGRPFRGCLYAGIMVTAQGPRVLEFNVRFGDPETQAVLMRLKSDLGQVLLACASGTLDQLEPLEWDPRPSVCVVMAAEGYPGDYSKGKPIRGLDEAGGLPDVKVFHAGTKITSEHVVTDGGRVLGVTAVGDDLPQAKLHAYQAVKCIRWDGAWCRKDISDKAIRKGLKSYE; this is encoded by the coding sequence ATGCGAGTGCTGGTCGTCGGACAAGGTGGTCGTGAACATGCGCTGGTTTACCAACTCAAGCGTTCCCCCTCTGTCACCGAAGTTTACTGTGCGCCTGGAAACCCTGGAACTGGCGTCGATGCCACCAACGTCTTCATACAGGCCACAGATACCGCCAAGCTCGTCGAGTTCGCGATCAAGAACAAAATTGATCTCACGGTCGTCGGCCCCGAGATTCCGCTGGTTAACGGGCTCGTCGATGAGTTTCTCAAAAACGACCTGAAAATCTTCGGCCCCACGAAAAAAGCTGCCGAACTGGAAGGCAGCAAAAAGTTCGCCAAGGAAATCATGAAAAAGGCGGGCGTTCCTACGGCCGACTTTCGTGTCTTTTCCAATGCCGCCGAAGCGATTTCTTACATTGACGAGCGAACCGACGAACGCTGCGTTGTCAAAGCCGATGGACTGGCTGCGGGCAAAGGTGTGGTGGTCTGCCAATCCAAAGCCGAAGCCCGCGAAGTCATCAAGAAAATGCTGGTGCAGAAGCAGTTTGGCACCGCCAGCCAGCAAATCGTGGTCGAAGATTGCCTGATTGGCGAAGAGGCCAGCATTCTGGCTCTGGTTGATGGCTCGACAATTGTCCCTCTCGAATCGGCTCAGGATCACAAAGCCGCTCACGATGGCGACACCGGCCCCAACACGGGCGGCATGGGGGCCTACAGCCCAGCTCCCATCGTGACTTCTGAACTGACAGATATCGTTGTCGAGAAGGTTCTCGTGCCGATTGTGCATGAGATGAAGCGGGAAGGGCGGCCATTCCGCGGCTGCCTTTATGCCGGCATTATGGTCACGGCCCAGGGCCCGCGTGTGCTTGAGTTCAATGTTCGTTTTGGCGACCCGGAAACTCAGGCTGTCCTTATGCGGCTCAAAAGCGATCTCGGACAGGTGCTACTCGCCTGTGCCTCAGGAACGCTCGATCAACTCGAACCTCTGGAATGGGATCCGCGCCCATCCGTCTGTGTGGTCATGGCCGCCGAGGGCTATCCAGGGGATTACAGTAAAGGGAAGCCGATTCGTGGACTTGATGAAGCGGGCGGACTTCCCGATGTCAAGGTTTTCCATGCCGGCACCAAAATCACTAGCGAGCATGTCGTCACCGATGGTGGGCGAGTGCTCGGTGTCACAGCCGTTGGCGACGACTTACCACAAGCTAAGCTGCACGCCTACCAGGCGGTGAAATGCATCCGCTGGGACGGCGCCTGGTGCCGCAAAGACATTTCGGACAAGGCGATTCGCAAGGGGCTGAAATCATACGAATGA